The Kluyvera intermedia genome window below encodes:
- a CDS encoding MmcQ/YjbR family DNA-binding protein has translation MTSSDLLLYCMAKRGAEQSVHSDWKATQIKVADVLFAMVKDVEDRPAVSLKTSPELAELLRQQHKDVRPSRHLNKAHWSTLYLDGSLPNSQIYYLVDASYQLAVELLPEALRQQMYS, from the coding sequence ATGACCAGTTCGGATCTTCTGCTGTATTGCATGGCCAAACGTGGCGCGGAACAAAGCGTACACAGCGACTGGAAGGCAACTCAAATTAAAGTGGCTGACGTACTTTTCGCGATGGTAAAGGATGTGGAAGACCGCCCGGCGGTTTCACTGAAAACCAGCCCCGAACTGGCGGAACTGCTGCGACAGCAGCACAAAGATGTACGCCCAAGTCGCCATTTAAATAAGGCGCATTGGAGTACGTTGTATCTTGATGGCTCATTGCCGAATTCGCAGATTTACTATCTGGTGGACGCGTCGTATCAACTGGCGGTAGAACTGCTGCCGGAAGCGCTCCGGCAGCAGATGTACTCGTAG
- the aphA gene encoding acid phosphatase AphA — MRKITQALSAVCLLFALNSSVTAHASSPSPLYPGTDVAKLAEQAPIHWVSVAQIENSLLGHPPMAVGFDIDDTVLFSSPGFWRGQKTYSPDSQDYLKKPEFWEKMNNGWDAFSIPKEVARSLIAMHVKRGDSIYFVTGRSQTKTETVSKTLQDYFLIPGASMNPVIFAGDNPGQNSKTQWLKEKNIRVFYGDSDNDITAAREVGARAIRVLRASNSTYRPLPQVGTFNEEVIVNSEY; from the coding sequence ATGCGCAAGATCACGCAAGCTCTCAGTGCCGTCTGCTTGTTATTTGCACTGAATTCTTCGGTGACGGCCCATGCCTCGTCACCGTCTCCGCTCTACCCCGGTACCGATGTGGCAAAGCTTGCCGAACAAGCGCCAATTCACTGGGTTTCAGTCGCTCAAATTGAGAACAGCCTGCTCGGTCACCCGCCGATGGCGGTCGGTTTTGATATCGATGATACCGTGCTGTTTTCCAGCCCTGGTTTTTGGCGCGGACAAAAGACCTACTCTCCAGATTCCCAGGACTATCTGAAAAAACCAGAATTCTGGGAAAAAATGAATAACGGTTGGGATGCTTTCAGTATCCCGAAAGAGGTTGCCCGCTCGTTGATTGCGATGCACGTGAAGCGCGGCGATAGCATCTACTTTGTGACCGGTCGCAGCCAGACCAAAACTGAAACCGTCTCAAAAACGCTGCAGGATTATTTCCTGATCCCAGGAGCGAGCATGAATCCGGTGATTTTTGCCGGTGACAATCCTGGACAGAACAGCAAAACCCAGTGGCTCAAAGAGAAGAATATTCGCGTTTTCTACGGCGATTCCGACAACGATATCACCGCTGCGCGTGAAGTGGGTGCCAGAGCAATCCGCGTACTGCGTGCCTCTAACTCGACTTACCGACCGCTGCCGCAGGTTGGCACATTCAACGAAGAAGTGATCGTTAATTCTGAGTACTAA
- the tyrB gene encoding aromatic amino acid transaminase, translated as MFQKVDAYAGDPILSLMERFKEDPRSEKVNLSIGLFYNEDGIIPQLDSVAKAEALLNTQPHGASLYLPMEGLNSYCHTVAPLLFGADHPVLQQQRVATIQTVGGSGALKIGADFLKRYFPDSGVWVSDPTWENHIAIFEGAGFTVGTYPWFDSETNGVRVNALLEAFNALPARSIVLLHPCCHNPTGADLTPKEWDAVVEVLKARDLIPFLDIAYQGFGAGMDDDAYAIRAIADAGLPALVSNSFSKIFSLYGERVGGLSVVCEDNETALRVLGQLKATVRRNYSSPPNYGAQVVATVLGDAQLNAEWLAEVEGMRVRIQQMREALVKVLKEEMPDGNFDYLLKQRGMFSYTGLSAAQVDRLRDEFGVYLIASGRMCLAGLNTRNVQRVAKAFAAVM; from the coding sequence GTGTTTCAAAAAGTTGACGCCTATGCGGGCGACCCCATTCTTTCGTTAATGGAACGCTTTAAAGAAGATCCCCGCAGCGAGAAAGTAAACCTCAGCATCGGCCTGTTCTATAACGAAGACGGTATCATCCCGCAGTTAGACTCGGTGGCTAAGGCTGAAGCACTTCTGAACACGCAGCCGCACGGTGCGTCCTTATACCTGCCAATGGAAGGGCTTAACAGCTATTGTCACACCGTGGCACCGCTGCTGTTTGGCGCCGACCATCCGGTTCTCCAGCAACAGCGTGTCGCCACTATTCAGACGGTCGGCGGCTCCGGCGCGTTAAAAATTGGCGCTGATTTCCTTAAGCGCTACTTCCCGGACTCCGGCGTATGGGTCAGCGACCCGACCTGGGAAAACCATATCGCTATTTTTGAAGGCGCAGGCTTTACCGTGGGTACCTATCCTTGGTTCGACAGCGAAACCAACGGTGTTCGTGTTAATGCACTGCTGGAAGCGTTCAACGCGCTGCCTGCCCGCAGTATTGTGCTGTTGCACCCATGCTGCCATAACCCAACCGGGGCCGACCTCACGCCTAAAGAGTGGGATGCGGTGGTTGAAGTACTGAAAGCGCGTGACCTGATCCCGTTCCTCGACATCGCCTATCAGGGCTTTGGTGCGGGAATGGATGACGATGCCTACGCGATTCGCGCGATTGCCGATGCGGGCCTGCCTGCGTTGGTCAGCAACTCATTCTCCAAAATTTTCTCCCTCTATGGCGAGCGCGTCGGCGGCCTGTCGGTGGTTTGCGAAGATAATGAAACCGCGCTGCGCGTGCTGGGGCAACTGAAAGCGACCGTTCGTCGCAATTACTCCAGCCCGCCGAATTACGGGGCGCAGGTGGTGGCAACGGTGCTGGGCGATGCGCAACTTAACGCTGAGTGGCTGGCCGAAGTCGAAGGGATGCGCGTGCGTATTCAGCAGATGCGCGAGGCGCTGGTGAAGGTGCTGAAAGAAGAGATGCCCGATGGCAACTTTGACTATCTCCTGAAGCAGCGTGGGATGTTCAGTTATACCGGCCTGAGTGCTGCTCAGGTGGATCGTCTGCGTGATGAATTTGGTGTTTACCTTATTGCCAGCGGACGTATGTGCCTGGCTGGGCTCAATACTCGTAACGTTCAGCGTGTAGCAAAAGCGTTCGCCGCTGTGATGTAA
- the alr gene encoding alanine racemase: MQAATVVINRRALRHNLQRLRELAPASKLVAVVKANAYGHGLLETARTLPDADAFGVARLEEALRLREGGITQPILLLEGFFNATDLPTISAQHLHTAVHNVEQLEALEAAELAEPVTVWMKLDTGMHRLGVRPEEADAFYQRLSQCRNVCQPVNIVSHFARADEPDCGATERQLDIFNTFTEGKPGQRSIAASGGILLWPQSHFDWARPGIILYGVSPLEQKPWGPDFGMQPVMSLISSLIAVREHKAGEAVGYGGTWISERDTRLGVVAMGYGDGYPRAAPSGTPVLVNGRIVPVVGRVAMDMICVDLGPEAEDKTGDAVTLWGEGLPVERIAEITKVSAYELITRLTSRVAMKYID, translated from the coding sequence ATGCAAGCGGCAACTGTAGTCATTAACCGCCGCGCTCTGCGACACAACCTGCAACGTCTGCGTGAACTGGCACCTGCCAGCAAGCTGGTTGCGGTGGTGAAAGCGAACGCCTACGGACACGGTCTTCTTGAGACCGCGCGAACGCTCCCCGACGCGGATGCTTTTGGCGTGGCCCGTCTTGAAGAAGCATTGCGCCTGCGTGAAGGCGGAATCACTCAACCGATACTGCTGCTGGAAGGCTTCTTTAATGCCACAGACCTGCCAACCATCTCGGCGCAGCATCTGCACACCGCCGTACATAACGTTGAGCAACTGGAAGCGCTGGAAGCTGCTGAACTGGCCGAGCCGGTCACCGTTTGGATGAAACTCGACACGGGTATGCACCGTCTGGGTGTACGCCCGGAAGAGGCTGATGCTTTTTACCAGCGTCTGAGCCAGTGCAGAAACGTTTGTCAGCCGGTAAATATCGTCAGCCACTTTGCCCGCGCCGACGAGCCAGACTGCGGCGCGACCGAACGCCAGCTTGATATTTTCAATACGTTTACCGAAGGCAAACCGGGTCAGCGCTCTATCGCGGCATCCGGCGGTATCCTGCTGTGGCCGCAATCGCATTTCGACTGGGCGCGTCCGGGTATCATTCTCTACGGCGTGTCGCCACTCGAGCAGAAACCCTGGGGCCCGGATTTTGGTATGCAGCCGGTGATGTCGCTGATTTCCAGCTTAATTGCTGTCCGCGAGCACAAAGCGGGCGAAGCGGTCGGCTACGGTGGTACCTGGATTAGCGAACGCGACACTCGTTTAGGTGTGGTGGCCATGGGCTACGGCGATGGTTATCCGCGCGCGGCGCCATCCGGTACGCCGGTGCTGGTGAATGGTCGTATCGTGCCTGTTGTCGGGCGCGTAGCGATGGACATGATCTGCGTTGATTTAGGGCCTGAAGCCGAGGATAAAACCGGTGATGCAGTCACCTTGTGGGGTGAAGGGCTACCGGTTGAACGCATTGCCGAAATAACGAAAGTGAGTGCTTACGAACTTATCACGCGCCTGACGTCACGTGTGGCGATGAAGTATATCGACTAG
- the dnaB gene encoding replicative DNA helicase translates to MAANKPFNKPQTEARDRDFQVAGLKVPPHSIEAEQSVLGGLMLDNQRWDDVAERVVSDDFYTRPHRHIFTEMGRLQEGGSPIDLITLAESLERQGQLDSVGGFAYLAELSKNTPSAANISAYADIVRERAVVREMISVANEIAEAGFDPQGRTSEDLLDLAESRVFKIAESRANKDEGPRNITEVLDATVARIEQLFQQPHDGVTGVNTGYDDLNKKTAGLQPSDLIIVAARPAMGKTTFAMNIVENAAMLQDKPVLIFSLEMPSEQIMMRTLASLSRVDQTRIRTGQLDDEDWARISGTMGILLEKRNIYIDDSSGLTPTEVRSRARRIAREHGGIGLIMIDYLQLMRVPSLSDNRTLEIAEISRSLKSLAKELHVPVVALSQLNRSLEQRADKRPVNSDLRESGSIEQDADLIMFIYRDEVYHENSDLKGIAEIIIGKQRNGPIGTVRLTFNGQWSRFDNYAGPQYDDE, encoded by the coding sequence ATGGCAGCAAATAAACCCTTCAACAAACCCCAAACCGAAGCTCGCGACCGCGACTTTCAGGTCGCAGGGCTGAAAGTACCGCCGCACTCGATTGAAGCGGAACAATCGGTGTTGGGCGGTTTAATGCTGGATAACCAGCGCTGGGACGACGTCGCTGAGCGCGTGGTCTCCGACGATTTCTACACGCGTCCGCACCGCCACATCTTCACGGAGATGGGGCGTTTGCAAGAAGGCGGTAGCCCGATTGACCTGATCACGCTCGCGGAATCGCTGGAGCGACAGGGGCAACTGGACAGTGTCGGCGGTTTCGCCTACCTGGCAGAATTGTCAAAAAACACGCCAAGTGCGGCGAACATCAGTGCTTACGCTGATATTGTTCGTGAACGTGCGGTTGTCCGTGAAATGATCTCGGTGGCCAATGAAATCGCCGAAGCCGGTTTTGACCCGCAGGGCCGCACCAGTGAAGACCTGTTGGATCTGGCGGAGTCTCGCGTCTTTAAAATCGCTGAAAGCCGCGCCAATAAAGACGAAGGCCCGCGAAATATTACCGAAGTGCTCGACGCTACCGTCGCGCGTATCGAACAGCTTTTCCAGCAGCCGCACGACGGCGTCACCGGGGTAAACACCGGTTATGATGATCTCAATAAAAAAACCGCAGGCTTACAGCCGTCAGATTTGATTATTGTGGCCGCTCGTCCAGCGATGGGTAAAACGACATTTGCAATGAACATCGTCGAAAATGCGGCGATGTTGCAGGATAAACCGGTTCTCATCTTCAGTCTCGAGATGCCATCAGAACAGATCATGATGCGTACGCTGGCGTCTCTGTCTCGCGTTGACCAGACCCGTATTCGTACCGGTCAGCTTGATGATGAAGATTGGGCGCGTATTTCCGGCACCATGGGGATCTTGCTGGAAAAACGAAACATCTATATTGATGACTCATCCGGCCTGACGCCGACGGAAGTACGCTCCCGCGCGCGCCGTATCGCCCGTGAACATGGGGGTATTGGCCTGATTATGATCGACTACCTCCAGCTAATGCGTGTGCCGTCGCTTTCCGACAACCGTACGCTGGAAATCGCTGAAATCTCCCGCTCGCTTAAATCGTTAGCTAAAGAGCTGCACGTACCGGTGGTGGCGCTGTCGCAGCTTAACCGCTCCCTGGAACAACGTGCGGACAAACGCCCGGTCAACTCCGACTTGCGTGAATCCGGCTCCATCGAGCAGGATGCCGACTTAATCATGTTTATCTATCGTGATGAGGTTTATCACGAAAATAGTGACTTAAAAGGTATCGCCGAGATTATCATTGGTAAACAGCGTAACGGCCCAATCGGGACGGTACGTCTGACGTTCAACGGTCAATGGTCGCGTTTCGATAACTACGCAGGACCGCAGTACGACGACGAATAA
- a CDS encoding quinone oxidoreductase: MATRIEFSKHGGPEVLNAVEFTPNAPGENEVQVENKAIGINYIDTYIRSGLYPPPSMPSGLGTEAAGVVSQVGSGVKHIKAGDRVVYAQSGLGAYSSVHNVPADKVALLPSAISYEQAAASFLKGLTVYYLLRKTYEIKPGEPFLFHAAAGGVGLIACQWAKALGAKLIGTVGSAEKAERAKQAGAWQVINYRDENIAERVKEITGGKKLSVVYDSVGKDTWEASLDCLKRRGLMVSFGNSSGPVTGVNLGILNQKGSLFVTRPSLNGYITNYDELKEASHELFSLIASGIIKVDVADSQKYPLKEARRAHEILESRATQGSSLLIP; this comes from the coding sequence ATGGCAACCCGCATTGAATTTAGCAAACATGGCGGCCCGGAAGTGTTGAACGCCGTCGAATTCACCCCGAATGCCCCCGGTGAAAACGAAGTGCAGGTGGAAAACAAAGCCATCGGCATCAACTACATCGACACCTATATCCGCAGCGGCCTCTACCCACCGCCGTCGATGCCAAGCGGTCTGGGCACTGAGGCTGCCGGGGTGGTCAGCCAGGTGGGTAGCGGCGTTAAACACATCAAAGCAGGCGATCGCGTGGTATACGCCCAATCCGGGCTGGGTGCATACAGTTCAGTGCATAACGTGCCAGCCGATAAAGTCGCCCTGCTACCTTCAGCTATCTCTTACGAGCAGGCTGCCGCGTCATTCCTGAAGGGTTTAACGGTCTATTATTTGCTGCGTAAAACCTATGAAATCAAACCCGGCGAGCCGTTCCTGTTCCACGCGGCGGCAGGTGGTGTGGGGTTGATTGCCTGTCAGTGGGCAAAAGCGCTGGGAGCGAAGCTTATCGGCACCGTAGGAAGCGCAGAAAAGGCCGAGCGAGCTAAACAGGCGGGAGCCTGGCAGGTAATTAATTATCGCGATGAAAATATTGCTGAGCGGGTTAAGGAGATTACTGGCGGTAAAAAGCTGTCGGTGGTCTACGACTCGGTGGGTAAAGACACATGGGAGGCATCACTCGACTGCTTAAAACGTCGCGGCCTGATGGTTAGTTTTGGCAATTCATCCGGCCCGGTGACCGGCGTCAACTTGGGGATCCTCAATCAGAAAGGTTCATTGTTTGTCACCCGCCCTTCTCTTAACGGCTACATCACAAATTATGATGAACTCAAAGAGGCCAGCCATGAGCTGTTTTCGCTTATCGCCAGCGGCATTATCAAAGTGGATGTGGCAGACAGCCAGAAGTATCCGTTGAAAGAGGCGCGACGTGCACATGAAATTCTGGAAAGCCGGGCCACACAGGGGTCAAGCCTGCTGATTCCGTAA
- the pspG gene encoding envelope stress response protein PspG translates to MLELLFVIGFFVMLLVTGISLLGIIAALVAATALMFVGGLFAIMIKLLPWLILAVVGVWIIRAIKSPKNQTYRSNYRRY, encoded by the coding sequence ATGCTGGAACTGTTATTTGTGATTGGATTTTTCGTGATGCTGCTGGTTACCGGCATTTCTCTGCTCGGCATTATTGCCGCGCTGGTGGCGGCAACGGCTCTGATGTTTGTCGGTGGCTTGTTCGCGATTATGATCAAGTTACTGCCGTGGCTGATCCTGGCGGTGGTCGGCGTGTGGATTATTCGAGCGATTAAATCACCGAAAAATCAAACCTACCGCAGCAACTACCGGAGGTATTGA
- the dusA gene encoding tRNA dihydrouridine(20/20a) synthase DusA: MLSESSTAAFPAHRFSIAPMLDWTDRHCRYFLRLLSQHTLLYTEMVTTGAIIHGKGDYLAFSDEEHPIALQLGGSDPAALAHCAKLAQERGYDEINLNVGCPSDRVQNGMFGACLMGNAQLVADCVKAMRDVVSIPVTVKTRIGIDDQDSYEFLCDFIETVSGRGECEMFIIHARKAWLSGLSPKENREIPPLDYPRVYQLKRDFPHLTMSINGGIKSLEEAKVHLEHMDGVMVGREAYQNPGILASVDREIFGTNGVDADPVAVVRAMYPYIERELSNGTYLGHVTRHMLGLFQGIPGARQWRRYLSENAHKPGADINVLEHALKLVADKR, from the coding sequence ATGTTGTCAGAATCTTCGACTGCTGCTTTCCCCGCTCACCGTTTTTCCATCGCGCCAATGCTCGACTGGACGGACAGACACTGCCGCTACTTCCTGCGCCTGCTGTCACAGCACACGCTGCTGTATACCGAAATGGTGACCACCGGGGCGATTATTCACGGCAAGGGCGACTATCTGGCCTTCAGTGATGAAGAGCATCCGATTGCCCTGCAGCTTGGTGGGAGCGATCCGGCAGCGCTTGCACACTGTGCGAAACTGGCGCAGGAGCGGGGCTATGATGAAATTAACCTCAATGTCGGCTGCCCTTCTGACCGTGTACAAAACGGCATGTTCGGGGCTTGCCTGATGGGCAACGCGCAGCTGGTGGCGGATTGCGTTAAGGCGATGCGCGATGTGGTTTCCATCCCGGTGACGGTGAAAACCCGTATCGGCATTGACGACCAGGACAGCTACGAATTTCTCTGCGATTTCATTGAAACCGTGTCCGGTCGCGGCGAATGTGAAATGTTTATCATCCATGCGCGTAAAGCCTGGCTCTCGGGCTTAAGCCCGAAAGAGAACCGCGAGATTCCACCGCTGGACTACCCGCGTGTTTACCAACTCAAACGCGATTTCCCGCACCTGACCATGTCTATCAACGGCGGCATCAAGTCGCTGGAAGAGGCCAAAGTGCATCTGGAACATATGGACGGCGTGATGGTGGGTCGCGAAGCCTATCAAAACCCAGGTATTCTGGCGTCGGTTGACCGTGAAATCTTCGGTACCAATGGCGTGGATGCTGACCCGGTGGCCGTGGTGCGTGCGATGTACCCGTACATTGAGCGCGAGCTGAGCAACGGCACCTATCTGGGCCACGTGACTCGCCATATGCTGGGGCTGTTCCAGGGCATTCCGGGTGCGCGCCAGTGGCGTCGCTACCTGAGCGAAAATGCGCACAAACCCGGTGCTGATATCAATGTGCTGGAACATGCATTAAAGCTGGTCGCTGATAAGCGTTAA
- a CDS encoding type II toxin-antitoxin system HicA family toxin yields the protein MKSLNARHQKTLQLIFSLPTPASLEWRKIEALFIALGAKASEGNGSRVRFEINQVVASFHRPHPDKEAKVYQVRDAMAFLIAVGVTP from the coding sequence ATGAAATCATTGAACGCCAGGCACCAGAAAACATTACAGCTGATCTTCTCTCTGCCCACACCGGCCTCACTGGAATGGCGAAAAATTGAAGCACTATTTATCGCTTTGGGTGCCAAAGCTTCGGAAGGAAATGGCTCTCGGGTTCGATTTGAAATTAACCAGGTCGTAGCCTCTTTCCACCGACCTCACCCTGACAAGGAAGCAAAGGTTTACCAGGTTCGCGATGCTATGGCATTTCTTATCGCAGTAGGAGTGACACCATGA
- a CDS encoding type II toxin-antitoxin system HicB family antitoxin — translation MMNTMTYKGYAAKIDYSDEDQCFVGRIAGIRDVIGFHADNVADLRIAFEEAVDDYIAYCTEQGREPLRPASGKISLRISPEVHSAINIAAEVSGKSVNQWINDTLSRAAHG, via the coding sequence ATGATGAATACCATGACGTACAAAGGCTATGCCGCAAAAATTGATTACAGTGACGAAGACCAATGTTTTGTCGGGCGTATTGCTGGCATCAGGGATGTGATTGGTTTCCATGCAGATAACGTAGCTGACCTTCGCATTGCCTTTGAGGAAGCCGTTGACGATTATATCGCGTATTGCACAGAGCAAGGCCGTGAGCCATTGCGCCCAGCAAGCGGAAAAATTAGCCTGCGAATCTCTCCTGAGGTTCACTCGGCAATCAATATCGCAGCAGAAGTATCCGGTAAAAGTGTCAATCAATGGATTAACGACACGCTTTCGCGGGCCGCCCACGGTTGA
- a CDS encoding conjugal transfer protein TraF, protein MKKNEKFSLMGIAVSFLVAGQAGAANGWTEARNDAMGGTGVASAKYGSGVLINPALLAKSKPDDNVTVILPTIGAQISDKDNLRDKIDDISDDVNNYRHSLDNINLFDLFVPGSAGYRQVSSAAGDLADQLSSLQGKTASAKAGAGLAVSIPNETLDVAFVAKASARARVSSYIDQGDIDLLRGVEAVPSSALAVNPQNLKSKGYGRAAIVSDYGVAIARQFDFGGVPVSFGVTPKLQKTWLYNYTVSIYNFSSDDINSSRYRNDDTGFNVDAGMAADFGDNWTVGLSGQNLFSRDIDTKEVDGVRDTYQIRPLVTAGVAWHTDMLTLSADGDLTETKGFKSEESSQYVGVGAEVRPLDWLALRAGYRADVKDNDSNVFTGGVGFAPFNRVHLDLMGLYGEDQTWGAGAQVSVTF, encoded by the coding sequence GTGAAAAAAAACGAAAAATTTTCGCTGATGGGGATCGCTGTCTCTTTTTTAGTGGCAGGACAGGCAGGGGCAGCAAACGGCTGGACGGAAGCCAGAAATGACGCCATGGGTGGCACCGGTGTCGCTTCCGCGAAATACGGTAGCGGGGTGCTGATTAACCCAGCGTTGCTGGCAAAATCCAAACCGGACGATAATGTGACGGTGATCCTACCGACAATTGGTGCGCAGATATCAGACAAGGACAATCTGCGCGATAAAATTGATGATATCAGCGACGATGTAAACAACTATCGCCACTCTCTGGACAATATCAATCTTTTCGACCTGTTCGTCCCCGGCAGTGCGGGCTACCGACAGGTTTCATCTGCCGCCGGTGATTTAGCGGATCAGCTCTCTTCACTCCAGGGAAAAACCGCCAGTGCGAAAGCTGGGGCGGGGCTGGCGGTGAGTATTCCGAATGAGACTCTGGACGTGGCGTTTGTGGCGAAAGCTAGCGCTCGGGCGCGAGTGAGTTCGTATATCGACCAGGGCGATATTGACCTGCTGCGTGGCGTTGAAGCCGTGCCTTCCAGCGCACTGGCGGTTAACCCACAAAATCTCAAATCTAAAGGTTATGGCCGAGCGGCGATCGTTTCCGACTACGGTGTTGCTATTGCCCGCCAGTTTGATTTTGGTGGCGTGCCGGTATCATTTGGCGTGACGCCAAAACTGCAAAAAACCTGGCTCTATAACTACACCGTGTCGATCTACAACTTCAGCAGCGACGATATCAATAGCAGCCGCTATCGTAACGACGACACCGGTTTTAACGTGGATGCCGGGATGGCCGCCGACTTTGGCGACAACTGGACTGTGGGGCTGAGTGGGCAAAACCTGTTCTCCCGCGATATCGACACCAAAGAGGTGGACGGTGTGCGCGACACGTACCAAATCCGTCCGCTGGTCACCGCAGGCGTGGCCTGGCATACCGACATGCTTACCCTGAGCGCTGATGGTGATCTGACGGAAACCAAAGGCTTCAAGAGTGAGGAAAGCTCGCAATACGTCGGCGTCGGTGCCGAGGTACGTCCGCTCGACTGGTTGGCACTGCGCGCAGGCTACCGTGCAGACGTCAAGGATAACGACAGCAACGTCTTCACCGGCGGCGTCGGTTTTGCACCGTTTAACCGGGTACACCTCGACCTGATGGGGCTGTACGGCGAAGACCAAACCTGGGGCGCAGGCGCGCAGGTCAGCGTCACGTTCTAA
- a CDS encoding cupin domain-containing protein: MKRPDCIRHWHDVEGPDNSTYPDSEERFAIGAPLARALGLRHLGIHHERLPPGRRTSYPHAESDEEEFIYVLEGYPQAWINGYLWKLEPGDSVGFPAGTGVCHTFINNTSEEVRLLVVGEANKRSNRIYYPLNASYAVTREDRWVDHPPQFFGPHDGKPGRN, encoded by the coding sequence ATGAAAAGACCCGATTGCATTCGCCATTGGCACGATGTTGAAGGACCCGATAATTCGACTTATCCCGATAGTGAAGAACGCTTTGCTATTGGCGCGCCGCTGGCTCGTGCGTTGGGGCTTAGGCATCTTGGTATTCATCACGAGCGTTTACCACCGGGCCGTCGCACCTCTTACCCGCATGCTGAAAGTGATGAGGAAGAGTTTATCTATGTGCTGGAGGGCTACCCTCAGGCATGGATTAATGGTTATTTGTGGAAGCTGGAACCGGGTGATAGCGTCGGTTTTCCGGCCGGAACCGGTGTCTGTCACACCTTTATCAATAACACCTCAGAAGAGGTGCGTTTATTGGTAGTCGGTGAGGCAAACAAGCGGTCGAACCGAATCTACTATCCGCTAAATGCGTCGTATGCTGTCACCCGTGAAGACCGTTGGGTGGATCACCCACCGCAGTTTTTTGGCCCACACGACGGAAAACCTGGGCGAAATTAA